One segment of Mycolicibacterium baixiangningiae DNA contains the following:
- a CDS encoding IS481 family transposase has translation MSHANARTNLFARRLIVERVAAGWPPAHVAEQLGVSRSTVYKWLRRHAQGGDAALADRSSRPIRMPQRTSRRVEQKVLAARRRRKRGAVVLAAELGLNPSTVGRILARHEVPHLSAIDPITGEAVRSSRRSANRYEHRTPGSLVHVDVKKLGRIPAGGGWRLHGRDAAVSVAHRHKKTRIGYDYVHTAIDDYTRLAYSEVLPDEKDLTCAGFLHRALAWFADHGVRVRRLLTDNALVYRRGTNWGWVCSAWQLKRRFIRPGCPWTNGKAERFNRTLLTEWAYARPWSSNSLRTQGLDRFLRRYNTQRGHSALGGKPPISRLAA, from the coding sequence GTGTCTCACGCTAACGCCCGTACCAACCTGTTCGCTCGTCGCCTGATCGTTGAGCGTGTCGCTGCTGGTTGGCCGCCCGCGCATGTGGCTGAACAGCTGGGTGTTTCGCGGTCAACGGTGTACAAGTGGCTACGCCGGCACGCCCAGGGCGGCGACGCGGCGCTGGCCGACCGGTCCTCGCGGCCGATCCGGATGCCCCAGCGCACCAGTAGGCGGGTCGAACAGAAAGTGCTGGCAGCTCGGCGACGCCGCAAGCGGGGCGCGGTGGTGCTCGCCGCCGAACTCGGTCTCAATCCGTCGACGGTCGGACGGATCCTGGCACGCCACGAAGTGCCCCATCTGTCTGCGATCGACCCGATCACGGGAGAGGCGGTGCGGTCATCGCGGCGCAGCGCCAACCGCTACGAACACCGCACACCCGGATCACTAGTCCATGTCGATGTCAAAAAGCTCGGCCGCATCCCTGCAGGGGGCGGGTGGCGGCTGCACGGGCGCGACGCTGCGGTCTCAGTTGCCCACAGACACAAGAAGACCAGGATCGGCTACGACTACGTCCACACCGCCATCGATGACTACACCCGGCTGGCCTACAGCGAAGTGCTGCCCGACGAGAAGGACCTGACCTGCGCCGGATTCCTGCACCGGGCGTTGGCCTGGTTCGCCGACCACGGTGTGCGTGTGCGGCGTCTACTCACCGACAACGCCCTGGTCTACCGGCGCGGCACGAACTGGGGCTGGGTGTGCTCGGCATGGCAACTCAAACGCCGATTCATCCGACCAGGTTGCCCCTGGACCAACGGCAAAGCTGAGCGATTCAACCGGACCCTGCTCACCGAATGGGCCTACGCGCGCCCCTGGTCATCCAACAGTCTGCGCACACAAGGCCTTGACCGATTCCTACGCCGCTACAACACTCAACGAGGCCACTCCGCCCTCGGCGGAAAACCACCCATCAGCCGGCTCGCCGCCTGA
- a CDS encoding helix-turn-helix transcriptional regulator encodes MDDTSDKWLTRRELADRYGLPVKTPAEWASKGTGPGYAKFGRHVRYRLSDVIDWEEDQFAPSKRHSA; translated from the coding sequence ATGGATGACACCAGCGATAAATGGCTTACCCGGCGCGAGCTCGCTGACCGATACGGACTGCCGGTGAAGACACCGGCCGAGTGGGCCTCGAAGGGCACTGGCCCCGGGTACGCGAAGTTCGGACGACACGTGCGTTACCGACTCAGCGACGTAATTGATTGGGAAGAGGATCAATTCGCCCCGTCGAAGCGTCACTCCGCCTGA
- a CDS encoding site-specific integrase, producing MRRSELLGLRWADFDEKAGMLAVTGKVIRVTGQGLMRVDETKSTAGRRTLPLPKFAIEMLQKRRHLPYLGEQEVIFPSTAGTLRDPNNFAKEWRTARDELGLGDATTHSFRKTVATLIDDEGLSARIGADHLGHSHVSMTQDRYMSRGRIHTQVADLLDRAVASKTSCPHPAP from the coding sequence CTGCGCCGCTCCGAGCTCCTGGGCCTGAGGTGGGCGGACTTCGACGAGAAGGCCGGCATGCTTGCCGTCACCGGGAAGGTCATCCGCGTGACCGGACAGGGGCTGATGCGCGTCGATGAGACCAAGTCGACCGCAGGACGGCGGACTCTTCCGCTACCGAAGTTCGCGATCGAGATGCTGCAGAAGCGTAGACATCTGCCGTACCTCGGAGAACAAGAGGTCATCTTCCCGTCCACCGCCGGCACGCTGCGCGACCCCAACAATTTCGCCAAGGAATGGCGCACGGCACGTGACGAACTCGGCCTCGGGGACGCCACCACTCACAGTTTCCGCAAGACTGTCGCGACACTGATCGACGACGAAGGTTTGTCTGCCCGAATCGGCGCGGATCACCTCGGGCACAGTCACGTGAGCATGACTCAAGACCGCTACATGAGCCGCGGCCGGATCCACACACAGGTTGCCGATCTGCTCGACCGCGCTGTGGCTTCTAAAACTTCTTGTCCACACCCGGCTCCCTGA